The following are encoded together in the Naumannella cuiyingiana genome:
- a CDS encoding HEPN domain-containing protein — MSNDPLSLDEAGEWAGLWWLPDDPDETVPGVLRYDADGGLSLSLIGAFEDRITSTPKPGVTAYHEGTRTWDVIHGSAEQREITLLGTVPRRSRRTFGARVASPDKQTVTATVAIIGAHISGDADPAFATAEVSVEDLVLWAASSVFEVFVGVPDGKIDGTGRISVKPVEAQSVVVDDTEYRLVHTHTLPYFEQRKGDAVGRVKDTVSIRVAPAEPLSLSVALHEASLVQDLISLATHRAAGVIWLRLEVAGSELQLPDGRTLPRRRADVLYSPAALGKHDAKVVDYHRVFFTCDSLPFEEVLPRWCEAHGRLQAATNMILGLRYAPARFVENNLLTAVGSAEVLHRNLHIDEKPFPKAEFTSMREAMLAQVPDEHRDRFQGAIRNDPTLRDRLYALAARPDQEAIAQLVPDVDHWTKRTTRARNDLAHEGRTPNHSIEELIAIVEVTTAVVILNVLHELGLSAERQRGIVRDHPTLRYTSGLAREWLVAPESD, encoded by the coding sequence ATGTCCAACGATCCCTTGAGTCTCGATGAGGCCGGCGAGTGGGCTGGTCTGTGGTGGCTACCGGACGACCCAGACGAGACGGTCCCGGGCGTCCTCCGATACGACGCAGACGGTGGCCTTTCACTGTCGTTGATCGGCGCGTTCGAGGACCGCATCACGTCGACCCCCAAACCTGGGGTGACCGCGTACCACGAGGGCACCAGGACATGGGACGTGATCCATGGCAGTGCCGAGCAACGCGAGATCACCCTCCTCGGCACCGTTCCGCGCCGCAGTAGGAGGACATTCGGTGCCCGGGTGGCGAGCCCCGACAAGCAGACCGTCACCGCGACGGTTGCCATCATCGGTGCGCATATCAGCGGCGATGCGGATCCGGCGTTCGCTACGGCAGAGGTCTCGGTCGAGGACTTGGTCCTCTGGGCGGCGTCTTCAGTGTTCGAAGTATTCGTCGGCGTTCCCGATGGCAAGATTGACGGGACCGGACGTATCTCGGTGAAGCCGGTCGAGGCGCAGTCGGTCGTGGTCGATGACACCGAGTATCGCCTTGTGCATACTCACACGCTCCCGTACTTCGAGCAGCGCAAGGGAGACGCTGTCGGGCGTGTGAAGGACACGGTCTCCATCCGCGTCGCGCCGGCCGAACCGTTGTCGCTGAGCGTTGCTCTGCACGAGGCGAGTCTGGTCCAGGACCTGATCTCCTTAGCGACGCATCGCGCGGCTGGGGTGATCTGGCTCCGATTGGAAGTAGCTGGTTCCGAGTTACAGCTGCCTGACGGTCGGACCTTGCCGCGCCGACGTGCCGATGTGCTCTACTCGCCCGCCGCACTCGGCAAGCATGACGCGAAGGTCGTCGATTACCATCGAGTGTTCTTCACTTGCGATTCGCTCCCGTTCGAGGAGGTCCTACCCCGCTGGTGTGAGGCTCATGGCCGCCTGCAAGCAGCGACGAACATGATCTTGGGCTTGCGCTACGCGCCGGCTCGATTCGTAGAGAACAATCTTCTGACGGCAGTCGGGAGTGCTGAGGTGCTGCACCGTAACCTCCACATCGACGAGAAGCCGTTCCCCAAGGCAGAGTTCACGTCGATGCGCGAGGCGATGCTTGCACAGGTCCCCGATGAGCACCGGGACCGCTTCCAAGGGGCGATCCGTAACGATCCGACGCTCCGGGACCGGCTCTACGCCCTTGCCGCGCGACCCGATCAGGAAGCGATCGCGCAGCTTGTGCCGGACGTCGACCATTGGACGAAGAGGACGACGCGGGCCCGAAATGACCTCGCGCATGAGGGCAGGACGCCGAACCATTCCATCGAGGAGCTGATCGCCATCGTCGAGGTGACGACCGCAGTCGTGATCCTCAACGTCTTGCACGAACTCGGGTTGTCGGCGGAGCGACAGCGAGGGATCGTGCGGGATCATCCAACACTCAGGTACACGTCGGGTCTTGCTCGCGAGTGGTTGGTTGCCCCCGAATCTGATTGA
- a CDS encoding DUF4238 domain-containing protein, whose protein sequence is MTDKRSTAKLHHYVPQGYLRGFATDIERVRVVPLDRSRQPYTPSVKNVAAQNHFHTVGEFDEPDAFEKALSDVEGQALGIIRGFANGEFPPSEENRWAFAHYTALQSVRGPDTRRTTEHLRTTMVGLEVGAGGRKNVGAWIRDNFGIDPTPEQEDRIWDEATQPGGPPISFSNLAHIQNTVETAIELTPYLATRPWTLVRFDRRSLITSDAPVSLVRRPNDQPWEGVGFATAWGVTFPLTRKLGLLMSDPMAMLEGFEADDPRVQQVREMVLAGRIDQIQSGTTVMEKLFNQHTAQSAREYVFHHPEDERFVLAELPEPDLINIKPVGGIVNMDFDGEPLFAPQVHEGQA, encoded by the coding sequence ATGACTGACAAGAGGAGCACGGCGAAGCTGCATCACTATGTGCCGCAGGGATACCTTCGGGGCTTCGCGACGGACATAGAGCGGGTCAGGGTCGTGCCCCTCGACCGCTCTCGGCAGCCATACACGCCGAGCGTGAAGAACGTAGCTGCGCAGAACCACTTCCACACGGTCGGTGAGTTCGATGAGCCGGATGCGTTCGAGAAAGCGCTGAGCGACGTCGAGGGCCAAGCTCTTGGCATCATCAGGGGCTTCGCCAACGGTGAGTTTCCCCCCTCCGAGGAGAACAGGTGGGCCTTCGCCCACTACACGGCGTTGCAGAGCGTGCGCGGGCCGGACACCCGGAGGACGACCGAGCATCTGCGCACGACCATGGTCGGGCTGGAGGTGGGTGCCGGTGGCCGCAAGAATGTCGGTGCCTGGATCCGTGACAATTTCGGAATCGACCCGACGCCCGAGCAAGAGGATCGGATCTGGGACGAGGCCACCCAACCTGGTGGACCGCCGATCAGTTTTTCCAACCTGGCTCACATCCAGAACACGGTCGAGACCGCGATCGAGCTGACGCCTTACCTCGCCACCCGCCCCTGGACACTCGTTCGCTTCGACCGGCGCTCCCTCATCACGTCGGATGCTCCGGTCAGCCTGGTGCGCCGACCGAACGACCAGCCGTGGGAGGGAGTCGGTTTTGCGACGGCATGGGGCGTCACGTTCCCGTTAACGCGCAAGCTGGGGCTGCTCATGAGTGACCCCATGGCGATGTTGGAAGGTTTCGAAGCGGACGATCCGCGCGTCCAGCAGGTCCGCGAGATGGTGCTTGCTGGACGGATCGACCAAATCCAGTCCGGGACCACAGTAATGGAGAAGCTGTTCAACCAGCACACGGCGCAGTCGGCCCGCGAGTACGTCTTTCACCACCCTGAGGACGAGCGCTTCGTCCTTGCCGAGTTGCCTGAACCGGATCTCATCAACATCAAACCGGTGGGGGGAATCGTCAACATGGACTTCGACGGTGAGCCGCTGTTCGCGCCGCAAGTACACGAGGGTCAGGCGTGA